In Runella sp. SP2, the genomic window TTATTCCGCGTTTGCACAACCACCTGCGCAATGTATTCTAGCAGTTTGTCTTCTACGTGAACTTGGTGCGTTTTACGGCGCAGTTCTGCTAGTTGTTCAGGCGTTAATATGGCCTGTATGTTTGCAATCGCTTCGGCCATGTTTAATCGTAAGTGATGCCCACGAAGCACTTCTACTTCCTGCTCTTGGGAAGGATATTTTACCACAATTTTAAACAAAAAGCGGTCTAACTGCGCTTCGGGAAGGCGATAGGTGCCTTCGTGTTCAACTGGGTTTTGGGTCGCAATCACAATGAACGGGCTGCTCATGGGATAGGTAGTTCCGTCAACGGTTGCTTGCCGTTCTTCCATCACTTCAAACAAAGCCGCTTGGGTTTTGGCAGGAGCGCGGTTGATTTCATCGACCAAAACAATATTTGAGAAAATGGGGCCTTTTCTAAACTCAAAATCCGTGTGTTTTGGGTTAAAAACCGACGTTCCCAACACATCCGAAGGCATCAAGTCGGGCGTGAATTGAATTCGGCTAAATTCGGTGGCAACCGTACGGGCTAATAGCTTAGCCGTCAGCGTTTTTGCAACCCCAGGCACTCCCTCAATAAGCACATGCCCATCGGCTAAAATTGCCGTCAACAACAAGTCAATCGTTTGCTGTTGCCCCACTATAATTTTCCCGATTTCGGCTTTGATGGCTGTTATCGCGTCGTTGAGGTCTTGTAAGTCAATTCGTGATTCAAAATCCATAAGAGAAAATGGCAGTTATTTAACGCGTTCGTAAAAATCTTCGATACGGTGATGTAAACTCAAGAGCGCAAATTCAGACAAGGAAGCTGTGCGCTTGGCATGAGCTATTTCACTGAATAGCAACTCAATATCCATTCGAGGAAGCCCTGTTTTTTGGATAAGGTCATCTATAAATTCTTTGTCAATTTCGTGGGTACGCAGCCCAAATCGCTCG contains:
- a CDS encoding MoxR family ATPase produces the protein MDFESRIDLQDLNDAITAIKAEIGKIIVGQQQTIDLLLTAILADGHVLIEGVPGVAKTLTAKLLARTVATEFSRIQFTPDLMPSDVLGTSVFNPKHTDFEFRKGPIFSNIVLVDEINRAPAKTQAALFEVMEERQATVDGTTYPMSSPFIVIATQNPVEHEGTYRLPEAQLDRFLFKIVVKYPSQEQEVEVLRGHHLRLNMAEAIANIQAILTPEQLAELRRKTHQVHVEDKLLEYIAQVVVQTRNNKSLFLGASPRASVALLNSAKALAAIRGRDFVTPEEIQQLAPSVLRHRIVLTPEREMEGATPDDVVAQILQKIEVPR